Below is a genomic region from Pseudomonas extremaustralis.
GGCAGCGATCAAACCCTGTTCGGCGAAGGCCTGGGCCTGGATTCGGTAGACGCCCTGGAATTGGGCCTGGCGATCCAGAAAAAGTACGGCATCAAGATCGATGCCGACGCCAAGGACACCCGCAATCACTTCACCAACGTGGCCAGCCTTGCGGCGTTCGTCACGGCTAGACAGGCAGCTTGAGACCGTACCATGCAAACTCGTGATGATATTTTCAACACCCTGCGCGATGCCTTGGTGGAACTGTTCGAACTGCCGCCGGAATGCGTCACCCTCGACGCCAACCTGTACCAGGACCTGGAAATCGACAGCATCGACGCTGTGGACCTGATCGACCATATCAAGCGCAAGACCGGCAAAAAGATCGCCGCCGAAGAGTTCAAGGCAGTGCGCACCGTAAACGACGTGGTTGAGGCGGTGTACCGTCTGGTCACACCTGCCGCATGAGCCGGCTGATCGGCCTTGGCCTGTTGCTGGCGGGGCTGCTGTACCCCTTTGCGGTGTATTACGGCACCGAGCACTTCGCACCCTGGCAATTCGGCCTGCTGCTGGGCAGCCTGTGGCTGTTGCGCGCGCTGACCGGTGCACGCCGCCCCGGCAGCCGCTGGATGGCCGTGGCCGTGATCGTGTTTTGCCTGGGCCTGGCCTGGTTCGATAACCCGCACCTGTTGCGCTGGTACCCGAGCCTGGTCAGCGCGTTCATGCTGGCGCTGTTCGGCCTGAGCCTGAAATACGGCCCGCCGATGGTCGAGCGCCTGGCGCGCATGACCGAGCCGCAGCTACCGCCCCGCGCCGTTGTGTATACGCGCCAGGTCACCGTGGTGTGGAGTGTGTTTTTTCTGTGCAATGGCCTGCTCGCCGCCGCCCTCACCCTGTGGGCGCCGTTGAGCTGGTGGACGTTGTACAACGGCCTGATCGCCTACGGGCTGATGGGGCTGTTGTTTGCCGTGGAATGGCTGGTACGACAAAGGGTTCGAGGCCGCGTATGAATGGGTTGAAACTTGAGCACTTGCTGCTCGAGCCGCTGCAACAGCGTTGGGTCACCACTGAACCTGCGATGAATCACGCCCAGTTGTGGGAACAATCCCTGCAACTGGCGGCGGGCCTGCAAGCCCGTGGCATTCAGCGCCTGGCCGTGCACCTGGAAGATGCCGGAGTGCTGGCGATCGCCCTGCTCGGCGCCTGGCGCGCCGGGGCCAGCGTGCTGCTGCCCGCCGACCTGCAACCCCAGACCCGCCAACGCTGGGCCGATGCCGTGGATGCCTGGCTGGTGGAGGCCGCCGATCTCGACGCGCTGTACCAGGCGCCGTTGAGCCCGGCGGCACTGGATCTGGACGCCTGCCAGTTGAGCCTGTGCACCTCCGGCTCCAGCGGCGAACCCAAGCGCATCGACAAGACCCTGCGTCAACTGGCCAACGAAGTGCAGGCGCTGGAAACCTTGTGGGGCGCCGACCTTAAAGACGCCTGCATCATCGGCAGCGTCGCCACCCAGCACATCTACGGCTTGCTGTTTCGCGTGTTGTGGCCGCTGTGCGCCGGTCGCACCTTTGTGCGCA
It encodes:
- a CDS encoding phosphopantetheine-binding protein, with protein sequence MSDQHRLEHDIKTLIIEALGLEDISADDIGSDQTLFGEGLGLDSVDALELGLAIQKKYGIKIDADAKDTRNHFTNVASLAAFVTARQAA
- a CDS encoding acyl carrier protein yields the protein MQTRDDIFNTLRDALVELFELPPECVTLDANLYQDLEIDSIDAVDLIDHIKRKTGKKIAAEEFKAVRTVNDVVEAVYRLVTPAA
- a CDS encoding COG4648 family protein, producing MSRLIGLGLLLAGLLYPFAVYYGTEHFAPWQFGLLLGSLWLLRALTGARRPGSRWMAVAVIVFCLGLAWFDNPHLLRWYPSLVSAFMLALFGLSLKYGPPMVERLARMTEPQLPPRAVVYTRQVTVVWSVFFLCNGLLAAALTLWAPLSWWTLYNGLIAYGLMGLLFAVEWLVRQRVRGRV